Proteins found in one Colletes latitarsis isolate SP2378_abdomen chromosome 8, iyColLati1, whole genome shotgun sequence genomic segment:
- the LOC143345037 gene encoding ATP-dependent DNA/RNA helicase DHX36: protein MSHPYRARGTNYSRRNKYGDGVESSQSGSSRFEQHGHARGRGQGHPPWLKGKEIGLYYKNKSKLKRIEKQTRVIKLPLNIQQKIEQVLGNSTGFYDKLYDNEASAEDINSKIENKYTHIHDSHFKRKFLNIVSGNIQENLAKALFVESSIKKDSDLDDRLLKEYKLKASLEEYERMMKFRLKLPTYRKRSEILQLIKENQVVVISGETGCGKTTQIAQFILDDQIEEGNGSTTRIICTQPRRISAMSVAERIAAERGEKLGKSVGFQIRLEKVLPRDRGSILFCTTAMLLQFMQSDPALKNYSHIILDEIHERSIQSDFIIALLKLIIPKRPGLKVLLMSATLNSERFSKYYNDCPMIHIPGFTYPVETFYLEDVLSVTQFKFPEPPAMPQNFRKYTKKYKNVQHTMDEFSEIINPYARQLIAGKKYPKHVIDQLKNPNSEKISYELVEELISHISRTKDPGAILVFLPGMMDIIKLHRLMLDSGRYPQSKYVIYPLHSRMPTVDQRLIFKEPPAGVRKIIIATSIAETSITIEDVVYVIDCGRTKFSKFDLNKNIQTLLPEWVSLANAKQRRGRAGRVKPGYCYHLYSKAREMTFDQYPLPEMLRTRLEEVILQIKILQLGKAKSFLASVMDPPNLKTIDLSLDLLGILNALDNEENLTPLGYHLAQLPLDPRTGKMIIWASLFSCVEPVFAIVASLTFKDAFYCPLGNEDQAKQKKLELTLNQYSDHVALAEALRRFEAAYKRGNAGYFCRKYFLSLNTLKLLSEMKTQFAQYLYEMKFLESGNPSERNANKNSDNIALIKAIVSAGLYPNIAITRRITKMGTSLWTPEDGNVYMHPSSVNDKVELPSPYITYYVKQKSSSIYLHDTTSVTGPILLFAAPHMCIKKEKGNYLISLTSSQNFACDLKTAQLIQKLQEEFNNMLEYKITHPGTVSWNSHEGDLLNVIIDFVCQKDEEMGFSESNIKEEKDDFYEHSET, encoded by the exons ATGTCTCATCCTTACAGAGCACGGGGAACAAATTATTCCCGGCGGAACAAATACG GAGATGGAGTTGAAAGTTCTCAGTCTGGAAGCTCACGTTTTGAACAGCATGGCCATGCAAGAGGCAGAGGTCAAGGACATCCCCCTTGGCTGAAAGGCAAAGAAATAGGGCtctattacaaaaataagtccAAATTGAAACGTATAGAAAAACAAACTCGTGTTATTAAATTACCGTTGAATATTCAACAGAAAATTGAACAGGTCTTGGGAAACTCTACAGGTTTTTATGATAAATTGTACGACAATGAAGCATCAGCTGAAGATATCAATAGCAAAATTGAAAACAAATATACGCATATTCATGATTCACACTTCAAAAGAAAGTTTCTAAACATAGTATCTGGTAATATACAGGAAAATCTGGCTAAAGCTTTGTTCGTTGAATCCAGTATAAAGAAGGATAGCGATTTAGATGATAGATTACTAAAggaatataaattaaaagcaTCCTTGGAAGAGTATGAACGTATGatgaaatttcgtttaaaactGCCAACATATCGGAAGAGATCAGAAATTTTACAATTGATCAAAGAAAATCAAGTTGTTGTAATAAGTGGAGAGACTG GCTGTGGTAAAACAACACAGATTGCCCAGTTTATACTTGATGATCAAATAGAAGAAGGTAATGGCAGCACTACTCGAATTATTTGTACTCAACCTAGAAGGATATCTGCAATGTCTGTTGCTGAAAGAATTGCTGCTGAAAGAGGAGAGAAGCTTGGAAAATCTGTTGGGTTTCAAATTCGACTTGAAAA AGTACTACCCAGAGATAGAGGAAGTATATTATTCTGTACTACTGCTATGCTATTGCAATTCATGCAAAGTGATCCagctttaaaaaattattctcataTAATATTAGATGAAATTCATGAACGCTCGATACAAAGTGACTTTATTATTGCTCTGTTGAAACTAATTATTCCTAAA agaccaggtttaaaagtcCTTCTCATGAGTGCAACGCTTAATTCCGAAAGGTTTTCAAAATATTACAACGATTGTCCCATGATTCATATCCCAGGCTTTACTTACCCAGTGGAAACATTTTATTTAGAAGATGTTTTATCAGTTACACA GTTTAAATTTCCTGAACCACCTGCAATGCCCCAAAATTTCAGGAAATATaccaagaaatataaaaatgttcaaCATACAATGGACGAGTTTTCCGAAATCATAAATCCATATGCGCGACAACTTATAGCTGGT AAAAAGTATCCAAAACATGTGATTGATCAACTGAAGAATCCTAATAGCGAAAAAATATCTTATGAACTTGTAGAAGAGTTGATTAGTCACATTTCTAGAACAAAAGATCCCGGAGCAATTTTAGTTTTTTTGCCTGGTATGATGGACATAATAAAATTACACAGACTAATGTTGGATAGTGGACGATATCCGCAAA GCAAATAcgtaatttatcctcttcattctcgTATGCCAACGGTCGATCAAAGGCTTATATTTAAAGAACCACCAGCAGGAGTTCGTAAAATAATCATTGCTACTTCTATTGCGGAGACTTCCATAACTATCGAAGACGTAGTATATGTCATTGACTGTGGCAGAACAAAGTTTTCTAAATTCGATTTGAATAAGAATATTCAAACTCTGTTACCCGAATGGGTATCGTTAGCTAATGCCAAACAAAGAAGAGGTCGAGCGGGCAG AGTAAAACCTGGTTATTGCTATCATCTATATTCGAAAGCTAGAGAAATGACGTTCGATCAGTATCCATTACCTGAGATGTTAAGAACTCGTTTAGAAGAAGTAATTTTACAAATAAAGATTTTGCAATTAGGAAAGGCCAAATCTTTTTTGGCCAGCGTTATGGACCCACCAAATTTAAAAACTATAGACTTATCTTTGGATCTACTAGGGATCCTTAATGCATTAGATAACGAGGAAAACTTGACTCCTTTAGGATATCATTTAGCACAATTGCCGCTCGATCCACGTACAG GAAAAATGATTATATGGGCATCATTGTTTTCATGCGTGGAGCCAGTTTTCGCGATTGTAGCAAGTCTTACATTCAAAGATGCATTCTATTGTCCTCTAGGAAACGAGGATCaagcaaagcaaaaaaaacttgAACTTACTTTGAATCAGTACAGTGATCACGTTGCACTGGCCGAAGCTTTGAGGAGATTCGAGGCTGCGTACAAAAGGGGAAATGCTGGTTATTTTTGCAGAAAGTATTTTCTCTCTTTAAATACACTCAAACTTCTTTCCGAAATGAAAACTCAATTTGCACAGTATTTGtacgaaatgaaatttttggAAAGTGGCAATCCAAGTGAGAGGAACGCTAATAAGAATTCTGACAATATTGCGTTAATAAAAGCGATAGTATCTGCTGGGCTATACCCAAATATTGCCATCACGAG GAGAATTACAAAGATGGGAACATCTTTGTGGACTCCAGAAGATGGTAACGTTTACATGCATCCGTCGAGTGTAAACGATAAAGTGGAACTTCCTAGTCCTTATATCACATATTATGTAAAACAAAAATCGTCCTCGATATATTTACATGACACCACGTCTGTGACTGGACCAATTTTATTATTCGCGGCTCCCCATATGTGCATAA aaaaagaaaaaggaaattaTTTGATTAGTTTAACAAGTTCTCAAAATTTTGCGTGTGATTTAAAAACCGCACAACTCATTCAG AAATTACAAGAAGAAtttaacaatatgttagagtatAAAATAACGCATCCAGGAACAGTATCTTGGAATAGCCACGAAGGTGACCTGCTAAA TGTGATTATAGATTTTGTTTGCCAAAAAGATGAGGAAATGGGATTTTCCGAGTCTAATATCAAAGAGGAGAAAGATGATTTTTATGAACACAGTGaaacataa
- the LOC143345041 gene encoding tRNA pseudouridine synthase-like 1 isoform X3 — protein MQKNVMRNNCILQDPDTIQGALECAFSTLKPKCISWPKVTPSSRTDSGVHALYSSAHVDLENKYDCIYNSDEVLTSVNRYLTKCHHDIRLLEFIPVTQEFHARHFAKSRTYIYRFMIAKKSNEQRIPIAERHRTHFLRTENFDIEKIKCATSLFMGTKDFTTFSAQMKFKNQKNPVRSLQKLFVQDSQPFMLLDPLAQHFNYWNIICSSRSFLYNQVRRIVGSLLCLGMGIITEKDITTMLQVPSHNNWPGQIKLAPPHGLYLANVEYCQEELNKHIIKHEEMPLKSKMVVPVM, from the exons ATGCAAAAGAATGTAATGCGAAACAATTGTATACTACAAGACCCAGACACTATCCAGGGAGCTTTAGAATGTGCTTTTTCAACATTGAAACCAAAGTGTATAAGTTGGCCAAAAGTAACTCCCTCTAGCAG aactgACAGTGGAGTACATGCTTTATATAGTTCGGCTCATGTTGActtggaaaacaagtatgatTGTATCTATAATTCCGACGAAGTGCTTACGTCTGTAAATCGCTACCTAACTAAATGTCATCATGACATTAG ACTTTTGGAATTTATTCCTGTGACGCAAGAGTTTCATGCTAGACATTTTGCAAAATCTAGAACTTATATTTATAGATTTATGATAGCTAAGAAATCCAATGAGCAGAGAATTCCTATAGCAGAAAGACATCGAACCCACTTTCTTCG GACAGAAAATTTTGATATAGAGAAAATAAAATGTGCAACATCGTTATTTATGGGAACAAAAGACTTTACAACATTTAGTGCGCAGATGAAATTTAAGAACCAAAAGAATCCTGTACGAtcgctacaaaaattatttgtacAAGACAGCCAGCCCTTTATGTTACTTGACCCTTTAGCACAACATTTTAATTATTGGAATATTATATGTAGTTCAAGATCCTTCTTGTATAACCAG GTCAGACGAATAGTAGGTTCCTTGCTATGCTTAGGCATGGGAATAATAACAGAAAAAGATATAACTACTATGTTACAAGTGCCTAGCCATAACAATTGGCCTGGTCAAATAAAACTAGCTCCACCACATGGTTTATACCTTGCGAATGTAGAGTACTGCCAAgaagaattaaataaacacATTATAAAACACGAAGAAATGCCTCTTAAGAGCAAGATGGTAGTGCCAGTAATGTAG
- the LOC143345041 gene encoding tRNA pseudouridine synthase-like 1 isoform X2: MYNCKQNMERYFIRFSYLGTQYSGMQKNVMRNNCILQDPDTIQGALECAFSTLKPKCISWPKVTPSSSGVHALYSSAHVDLENKYDCIYNSDEVLTSVNRYLTKCHHDIRLLEFIPVTQEFHARHFAKSRTYIYRFMIAKKSNEQRIPIAERHRTHFLRTENFDIEKIKCATSLFMGTKDFTTFSAQMKFKNQKNPVRSLQKLFVQDSQPFMLLDPLAQHFNYWNIICSSRSFLYNQVRRIVGSLLCLGMGIITEKDITTMLQVPSHNNWPGQIKLAPPHGLYLANVEYCQEELNKHIIKHEEMPLKSKMVVPVM, encoded by the exons ATGTATAATTGTAAGCAGAACATGGAAAGATATTTTATTAGATTTTCTTATCTTGGTACGCAGTACAG TGGAATGCAAAAGAATGTAATGCGAAACAATTGTATACTACAAGACCCAGACACTATCCAGGGAGCTTTAGAATGTGCTTTTTCAACATTGAAACCAAAGTGTATAAGTTGGCCAAAAGTAACTCCCTCTAGCAG TGGAGTACATGCTTTATATAGTTCGGCTCATGTTGActtggaaaacaagtatgatTGTATCTATAATTCCGACGAAGTGCTTACGTCTGTAAATCGCTACCTAACTAAATGTCATCATGACATTAG ACTTTTGGAATTTATTCCTGTGACGCAAGAGTTTCATGCTAGACATTTTGCAAAATCTAGAACTTATATTTATAGATTTATGATAGCTAAGAAATCCAATGAGCAGAGAATTCCTATAGCAGAAAGACATCGAACCCACTTTCTTCG GACAGAAAATTTTGATATAGAGAAAATAAAATGTGCAACATCGTTATTTATGGGAACAAAAGACTTTACAACATTTAGTGCGCAGATGAAATTTAAGAACCAAAAGAATCCTGTACGAtcgctacaaaaattatttgtacAAGACAGCCAGCCCTTTATGTTACTTGACCCTTTAGCACAACATTTTAATTATTGGAATATTATATGTAGTTCAAGATCCTTCTTGTATAACCAG GTCAGACGAATAGTAGGTTCCTTGCTATGCTTAGGCATGGGAATAATAACAGAAAAAGATATAACTACTATGTTACAAGTGCCTAGCCATAACAATTGGCCTGGTCAAATAAAACTAGCTCCACCACATGGTTTATACCTTGCGAATGTAGAGTACTGCCAAgaagaattaaataaacacATTATAAAACACGAAGAAATGCCTCTTAAGAGCAAGATGGTAGTGCCAGTAATGTAG
- the LOC143345041 gene encoding tRNA pseudouridine synthase-like 1 isoform X5, translating into MYNCKQNMERYFIRFSYLGTQYSGMQKNVMRNNCILQDPDTIQGALECAFSTLKPKCISWPKVTPSSSGVHALYSSAHVDLENKYDCIYNSDEVLTSVNRYLTKCHHDIRTENFDIEKIKCATSLFMGTKDFTTFSAQMKFKNQKNPVRSLQKLFVQDSQPFMLLDPLAQHFNYWNIICSSRSFLYNQVRRIVGSLLCLGMGIITEKDITTMLQVPSHNNWPGQIKLAPPHGLYLANVEYCQEELNKHIIKHEEMPLKSKMVVPVM; encoded by the exons ATGTATAATTGTAAGCAGAACATGGAAAGATATTTTATTAGATTTTCTTATCTTGGTACGCAGTACAG TGGAATGCAAAAGAATGTAATGCGAAACAATTGTATACTACAAGACCCAGACACTATCCAGGGAGCTTTAGAATGTGCTTTTTCAACATTGAAACCAAAGTGTATAAGTTGGCCAAAAGTAACTCCCTCTAGCAG TGGAGTACATGCTTTATATAGTTCGGCTCATGTTGActtggaaaacaagtatgatTGTATCTATAATTCCGACGAAGTGCTTACGTCTGTAAATCGCTACCTAACTAAATGTCATCATGACATTAG GACAGAAAATTTTGATATAGAGAAAATAAAATGTGCAACATCGTTATTTATGGGAACAAAAGACTTTACAACATTTAGTGCGCAGATGAAATTTAAGAACCAAAAGAATCCTGTACGAtcgctacaaaaattatttgtacAAGACAGCCAGCCCTTTATGTTACTTGACCCTTTAGCACAACATTTTAATTATTGGAATATTATATGTAGTTCAAGATCCTTCTTGTATAACCAG GTCAGACGAATAGTAGGTTCCTTGCTATGCTTAGGCATGGGAATAATAACAGAAAAAGATATAACTACTATGTTACAAGTGCCTAGCCATAACAATTGGCCTGGTCAAATAAAACTAGCTCCACCACATGGTTTATACCTTGCGAATGTAGAGTACTGCCAAgaagaattaaataaacacATTATAAAACACGAAGAAATGCCTCTTAAGAGCAAGATGGTAGTGCCAGTAATGTAG
- the LOC143345042 gene encoding dual specificity protein phosphatase 19 — MSLEDLIKSKRLHLKSCTTIVTNMIGQRYEQVNGKIKELSPSIPFVVDDKPDLQIACIIPGLFLSSQDPIANIEILQEHNIRNILSIGIEATVKFDGIEYYYYDLLDLPESDISVAIEKCFKIIDECRCKNILVHCNAGVSRSPTIVISYLMLCKKLSYDDAYNKVKKMRNCIKPNEGFMKQLKMLELPHIRNKYTLKL, encoded by the coding sequence ATGAGTCTAGAAGACCTAATAAAAAGTAAAAGATTACATTTAAAATCTTGCACGACTATTGTAACAAATATGATTGGTCAAAGATATGAACAAGTTAAtggaaaaattaaagaattatctCCCAGCATACCGTTTGTTGTAGATGACAAACCTGACTTACAAATTGCATGTATAATACCAGGATTATTTTTAAGCTCGCAAGACCCTATTGCGAATATAGAAATTTTACAAGAACATAACATTCGTAATATTTTAAGTATTGGTATTGAGGCAACAGTCAAATTTGATGgtattgaatattattattacgATTTGTTAGATTTACCCGAATCCGATATATCCGTAGCAatagaaaaatgttttaaaatcaTAGACGAATGTCGCTGTAAAAATATTCTTGTACATTGCAATGCTGGCGTATCTCGTTCACCGACTATTGTTATTTCTTACTTAATGCTTTGTAAAAAATTATCGTACGACGACGCGTATAATAAGGTAAAAAAAATGAGAAATTGCATTAAACCAAACGAAGGATTTATGAAACAGTTAAAAATGTTAGAATTGCCGCATATACGTAACAAATatacattaaaattataa
- the LOC143345041 gene encoding tRNA pseudouridine synthase-like 1 isoform X4, whose amino-acid sequence MYNCKQNMERYFIRFSYLGTQYSGMQKNVMRNNCILQDPDTIQGALECAFSTLKPKCISWPKVTPSSRTDSGVHALYSSAHVDLENKYDCIYNSDEVLTSVNRYLTKCHHDIRTENFDIEKIKCATSLFMGTKDFTTFSAQMKFKNQKNPVRSLQKLFVQDSQPFMLLDPLAQHFNYWNIICSSRSFLYNQVRRIVGSLLCLGMGIITEKDITTMLQVPSHNNWPGQIKLAPPHGLYLANVEYCQEELNKHIIKHEEMPLKSKMVVPVM is encoded by the exons ATGTATAATTGTAAGCAGAACATGGAAAGATATTTTATTAGATTTTCTTATCTTGGTACGCAGTACAG TGGAATGCAAAAGAATGTAATGCGAAACAATTGTATACTACAAGACCCAGACACTATCCAGGGAGCTTTAGAATGTGCTTTTTCAACATTGAAACCAAAGTGTATAAGTTGGCCAAAAGTAACTCCCTCTAGCAG aactgACAGTGGAGTACATGCTTTATATAGTTCGGCTCATGTTGActtggaaaacaagtatgatTGTATCTATAATTCCGACGAAGTGCTTACGTCTGTAAATCGCTACCTAACTAAATGTCATCATGACATTAG GACAGAAAATTTTGATATAGAGAAAATAAAATGTGCAACATCGTTATTTATGGGAACAAAAGACTTTACAACATTTAGTGCGCAGATGAAATTTAAGAACCAAAAGAATCCTGTACGAtcgctacaaaaattatttgtacAAGACAGCCAGCCCTTTATGTTACTTGACCCTTTAGCACAACATTTTAATTATTGGAATATTATATGTAGTTCAAGATCCTTCTTGTATAACCAG GTCAGACGAATAGTAGGTTCCTTGCTATGCTTAGGCATGGGAATAATAACAGAAAAAGATATAACTACTATGTTACAAGTGCCTAGCCATAACAATTGGCCTGGTCAAATAAAACTAGCTCCACCACATGGTTTATACCTTGCGAATGTAGAGTACTGCCAAgaagaattaaataaacacATTATAAAACACGAAGAAATGCCTCTTAAGAGCAAGATGGTAGTGCCAGTAATGTAG
- the LOC143345041 gene encoding tRNA pseudouridine synthase-like 1 isoform X1, whose amino-acid sequence MYNCKQNMERYFIRFSYLGTQYSGMQKNVMRNNCILQDPDTIQGALECAFSTLKPKCISWPKVTPSSRTDSGVHALYSSAHVDLENKYDCIYNSDEVLTSVNRYLTKCHHDIRLLEFIPVTQEFHARHFAKSRTYIYRFMIAKKSNEQRIPIAERHRTHFLRTENFDIEKIKCATSLFMGTKDFTTFSAQMKFKNQKNPVRSLQKLFVQDSQPFMLLDPLAQHFNYWNIICSSRSFLYNQVRRIVGSLLCLGMGIITEKDITTMLQVPSHNNWPGQIKLAPPHGLYLANVEYCQEELNKHIIKHEEMPLKSKMVVPVM is encoded by the exons ATGTATAATTGTAAGCAGAACATGGAAAGATATTTTATTAGATTTTCTTATCTTGGTACGCAGTACAG TGGAATGCAAAAGAATGTAATGCGAAACAATTGTATACTACAAGACCCAGACACTATCCAGGGAGCTTTAGAATGTGCTTTTTCAACATTGAAACCAAAGTGTATAAGTTGGCCAAAAGTAACTCCCTCTAGCAG aactgACAGTGGAGTACATGCTTTATATAGTTCGGCTCATGTTGActtggaaaacaagtatgatTGTATCTATAATTCCGACGAAGTGCTTACGTCTGTAAATCGCTACCTAACTAAATGTCATCATGACATTAG ACTTTTGGAATTTATTCCTGTGACGCAAGAGTTTCATGCTAGACATTTTGCAAAATCTAGAACTTATATTTATAGATTTATGATAGCTAAGAAATCCAATGAGCAGAGAATTCCTATAGCAGAAAGACATCGAACCCACTTTCTTCG GACAGAAAATTTTGATATAGAGAAAATAAAATGTGCAACATCGTTATTTATGGGAACAAAAGACTTTACAACATTTAGTGCGCAGATGAAATTTAAGAACCAAAAGAATCCTGTACGAtcgctacaaaaattatttgtacAAGACAGCCAGCCCTTTATGTTACTTGACCCTTTAGCACAACATTTTAATTATTGGAATATTATATGTAGTTCAAGATCCTTCTTGTATAACCAG GTCAGACGAATAGTAGGTTCCTTGCTATGCTTAGGCATGGGAATAATAACAGAAAAAGATATAACTACTATGTTACAAGTGCCTAGCCATAACAATTGGCCTGGTCAAATAAAACTAGCTCCACCACATGGTTTATACCTTGCGAATGTAGAGTACTGCCAAgaagaattaaataaacacATTATAAAACACGAAGAAATGCCTCTTAAGAGCAAGATGGTAGTGCCAGTAATGTAG